One SAR86 cluster bacterium genomic window carries:
- the rplJ gene encoding 50S ribosomal protein L10 codes for MALSVDDKKRIVADISSFANDSSSLVLADARGLNVSEANQLRSEGHKSNVKFVVVKNTLVKLAFKGTTYEGLDDYLTGPTMLGFSYDEPGAAAKILRKYSKSNENLTIKGLSVDGVHLEGSEIDKLASLPTFNEAISKIAGLLKAPLGKIASLMNEIPSKFARTLHGVKEQKG; via the coding sequence ATGGCTTTAAGTGTAGATGATAAAAAAAGAATTGTAGCCGACATTAGCAGCTTTGCTAATGATTCAAGCTCATTAGTCCTTGCAGATGCAAGGGGTTTAAATGTTTCCGAAGCCAATCAACTAAGATCGGAAGGACATAAATCAAACGTAAAATTTGTTGTAGTTAAAAATACATTGGTCAAGCTAGCATTTAAAGGAACAACATACGAAGGTTTAGATGACTATCTAACAGGACCCACAATGTTAGGTTTTTCTTATGATGAACCAGGTGCAGCAGCAAAAATTCTTAGAAAATATTCAAAGTCGAACGAAAACCTAACAATAAAAGGTTTATCGGTTGATGGAGTGCATCTCGAAGGCTCAGAAATAGACAAATTAGCCTCATTACCAACATTTAATGAAGCTATTTCAAAAATTGCTGGACTTTTGAAGGCACCTTTGGGTAAAATTGCATCTCTCATGAATGAGATTCCTTCAAAGTTTG